A window of Corallococcus macrosporus DSM 14697 contains these coding sequences:
- a CDS encoding putative metal-binding motif-containing protein has translation MNRLYLACLVLSGMACTVPSLDELHPCDLPSLIGAPVDAVLGDQPTCRVIQVKIHAAGFRPGCVRVGAHDEASEQALTAELSGEDVPSGDLLAISVVVPKDWDDAVQVEARAFEQSCNAAPVATHAVRLPGVKEGVTRVELDLRATDADGDGYVAVLTGGTDCDDDTPDIHPGATERCNDVDDNCNGVSDEVELSLGQHCTEAAGCEGTRTCDVNGTVVCSMPLAVYASPDVDQDGHGDRSVTPVAFCAGVPPGYVVSPADDCNDNNASIRPGATELCNGVDDNCNDQIDEAFPELNTACTAAAQCAGVYVCDASGIATTCQATQTSTHWYLDDDGDGFGVDTAVSSCVSPGARYVTSSGDCNDGNPFTHPGAPELCDGLDNDCDGSTEGPAACPGSAGNWVPRTVGAATQEWRSIFTEVPGDVTVVGNQGGTAVLAPGATSFQTNASNCGNSTRGWNAVWTDMSNQGRAYIGSSAGSLSFLDRAQNACTETHNFGRWVRGLIGIRHEGTLEIHGVTSTSGTVNQGLTFIWNGTSGAAALNFGNNPVAHLYDIHGRSRSALFAVGGVETGSSQGRIYRFNSLIPQWEVGLLQDAIPGLGRLRGVWVVSDDLAFAVGEALDGMNTVLRWNGSTWSRMPFPTTHIETLTSVVAFGANSVYVTAYDGRIYRYDVTGWQIIYENTAIRLNDIAGTSPADLWVAGSNGQILHWPQ, from the coding sequence ATGAACCGCCTCTATCTGGCATGCCTGGTTCTGTCCGGCATGGCCTGCACCGTGCCCAGCCTCGACGAGCTCCACCCATGCGACCTCCCGAGCCTCATTGGAGCCCCTGTCGACGCAGTCCTGGGTGACCAGCCGACATGCAGGGTCATCCAGGTGAAGATCCATGCAGCAGGCTTCCGCCCCGGCTGCGTCCGCGTCGGTGCCCACGACGAGGCCAGCGAGCAGGCGCTCACCGCCGAACTCTCCGGCGAGGACGTCCCCTCAGGAGACCTGCTCGCCATCAGCGTGGTCGTGCCGAAGGACTGGGACGATGCGGTCCAGGTGGAGGCTCGTGCATTCGAGCAAAGCTGCAACGCAGCTCCCGTGGCAACGCATGCAGTGCGTCTCCCGGGCGTGAAGGAGGGGGTCACCAGAGTGGAACTCGACCTGCGTGCGACGGATGCGGACGGCGACGGGTATGTCGCCGTGCTCACGGGCGGCACGGACTGCGACGACGACACCCCGGACATCCACCCGGGCGCGACCGAGCGCTGCAACGACGTTGACGACAACTGCAACGGTGTGTCTGACGAGGTCGAACTGAGCCTGGGCCAGCACTGCACAGAGGCAGCGGGGTGTGAAGGAACTCGCACATGTGACGTCAATGGAACCGTTGTCTGTAGCATGCCGCTGGCCGTGTATGCCTCCCCCGACGTGGACCAGGATGGCCACGGCGACCGGAGCGTCACGCCCGTCGCCTTCTGTGCCGGTGTCCCACCGGGCTACGTCGTGAGCCCCGCGGACGACTGCAACGACAACAACGCCAGTATCCGACCGGGCGCGACAGAGCTTTGCAACGGCGTGGACGACAACTGCAACGACCAGATTGACGAAGCGTTCCCCGAACTCAACACCGCCTGCACCGCGGCAGCCCAGTGCGCAGGCGTCTACGTCTGCGACGCCTCGGGCATCGCGACCACCTGCCAGGCCACGCAGACATCCACCCACTGGTACCTGGACGATGACGGAGATGGGTTTGGTGTTGACACAGCCGTGTCATCCTGCGTCTCGCCCGGCGCGAGGTACGTGACCTCCAGCGGCGACTGCAACGACGGCAACCCGTTCACCCATCCGGGCGCACCGGAGCTATGCGACGGTCTGGACAACGACTGCGACGGGAGCACTGAAGGCCCTGCCGCCTGCCCGGGAAGCGCTGGAAACTGGGTACCGAGGACGGTGGGCGCGGCCACCCAGGAATGGCGCTCCATTTTCACGGAAGTCCCAGGTGATGTGACTGTCGTGGGCAATCAAGGAGGCACCGCGGTGCTCGCTCCGGGGGCCACCTCGTTCCAAACCAACGCCAGCAACTGCGGCAACAGCACCAGAGGCTGGAACGCCGTCTGGACGGACATGTCCAACCAGGGCCGCGCATACATTGGCTCTTCGGCAGGAAGCCTCAGCTTCCTGGATAGGGCCCAGAATGCATGCACCGAAACGCACAATTTCGGACGATGGGTTCGAGGACTCATCGGCATTCGTCATGAAGGGACCTTGGAGATTCATGGAGTCACATCAACATCTGGCACAGTCAACCAGGGGTTGACGTTCATCTGGAATGGCACGTCGGGCGCCGCCGCGCTCAACTTCGGTAACAACCCAGTGGCGCATCTGTACGACATCCACGGCCGCTCCCGGTCGGCGCTATTCGCGGTCGGTGGCGTCGAGACAGGAAGCTCGCAGGGCAGAATCTACCGATTCAACAGCCTCATTCCTCAATGGGAAGTGGGACTGCTGCAAGACGCCATCCCCGGCCTGGGTCGACTCCGAGGCGTCTGGGTGGTGAGCGACGACCTCGCCTTCGCGGTGGGTGAGGCCCTGGACGGCATGAACACCGTCCTCCGATGGAACGGCAGCACTTGGAGCAGAATGCCGTTTCCGACAACGCACATTGAAACACTGACGTCCGTCGTCGCTTTCGGAGCCAACTCCGTCTACGTCACGGCCTACGACGGCCGCATCTACCGGTACGACGTCACGGGGTGGCAGATCATCTACGAGAACACGGCCATCCGCCTCAACGACATCGCGGGGACCAGCCCCGCTGACCTCTGGGTCGCGGGGAGCAACGGCCAGATTCTCCACTGGCCCCAATAG
- a CDS encoding tetratricopeptide repeat protein, which translates to MKSSILKKAPFRAWVLSHALLLPGLAFGQSVTSKAAQAGTRDSAFRSRLKAAAQLYEELEYESALKALTRAKAIATTDAERADAAMYEAIVLADLGKRSQSLRAFREALLLEPESQLPVRVSPKVARDFDEVRKRVQSERVAVSPVAPTSPATSQDRPVLEPETEASAVALSTHPAPTAPLIAAPEDRLVTTEQGGLRIRPLPVALLGAGVLAGGIGSYFGLSSRSDIQSARDTFDVEEQMGHLDSARGKALGANILFGVAATAAAGAVITYLLGDGATSQREAP; encoded by the coding sequence ATGAAAAGCTCCATTCTCAAGAAAGCACCGTTCAGAGCCTGGGTGCTGAGCCATGCGCTCCTGCTGCCAGGATTGGCGTTTGGACAATCCGTAACGTCCAAGGCGGCACAGGCTGGCACGCGCGACTCCGCGTTTCGCTCCCGGCTGAAGGCAGCGGCTCAGCTCTATGAAGAGCTCGAGTACGAGTCGGCGCTGAAGGCGCTCACCCGAGCCAAGGCCATTGCAACGACCGACGCGGAGCGGGCGGACGCCGCGATGTACGAGGCCATCGTCCTCGCCGACCTTGGGAAGCGCTCGCAGTCCCTGCGGGCCTTCCGTGAAGCGCTCTTGCTTGAACCCGAATCGCAGCTCCCCGTCAGGGTGTCCCCCAAGGTGGCCCGGGACTTCGACGAGGTACGCAAGAGGGTTCAGAGCGAACGCGTGGCCGTGTCACCCGTGGCGCCAACGTCGCCAGCCACTTCGCAAGACCGGCCTGTCCTGGAGCCGGAGACCGAAGCATCAGCGGTCGCCCTCTCCACGCATCCAGCCCCAACCGCCCCCCTCATCGCCGCCCCTGAAGACAGGCTCGTGACGACTGAGCAAGGAGGCCTCCGCATCCGGCCCCTCCCCGTGGCATTGCTCGGCGCGGGGGTGCTGGCGGGGGGCATTGGGAGCTACTTCGGTCTGAGTTCCCGGAGCGACATCCAGAGCGCGCGCGACACCTTCGATGTCGAGGAGCAGATGGGCCACCTGGACTCAGCTCGCGGCAAGGCACTCGGCGCCAACATCTTGTTCGGTGTCGCGGCGACGGCGGCGGCGGGTGCGGTCATCACCTATTTGCTGGGTGACGGCGCCACGAGCCAGCGGGAGGCGCCATGA
- a CDS encoding helix-turn-helix transcriptional regulator, which yields MRADRLVSLTLLLQTRPKMTAGELARELQVSERTIHRDLDALSGAGVPVYATRGAAGGVALMEGWRTQLTGFTRTELHALAAVAAPGALDDLGLTSALRSGLVKLAASLPALQQPALEYARQRLHVDASSWFAEREPVPHLATLRDAVWQDRRVSLTYRDFEGTPSRKVVDPYALVIKADRWYLVARTGADEPRVYRGSRVEGARLRPETFVRQARFDLPAFWKAWCARFAEKRARYEVTLRLTPEALEALRKIRPRAEGARLAAAPPEADGHKTVIVDFERESIAFSQLCDVGAGFEVLAPEFLRMRLMKLATSLLDSHGDDAAKRASARHTRARARAHPPSDY from the coding sequence ATGCGCGCCGACCGACTCGTCAGCCTGACCTTGCTCCTGCAGACGCGCCCGAAGATGACGGCGGGCGAGCTGGCACGGGAGCTCCAGGTCTCCGAAAGGACCATCCATCGGGACCTGGACGCGCTCTCCGGCGCGGGCGTGCCGGTGTACGCCACGCGGGGCGCCGCGGGCGGCGTGGCGTTGATGGAAGGCTGGCGGACGCAACTCACGGGCTTCACGCGAACGGAGCTCCATGCCCTGGCGGCCGTGGCGGCACCGGGCGCCCTGGATGACCTGGGCCTGACGTCGGCGCTCCGCTCGGGCCTGGTGAAGCTGGCCGCGTCCCTCCCCGCGCTCCAGCAACCCGCGTTGGAGTACGCGCGGCAGCGGCTGCACGTGGATGCGTCCTCCTGGTTCGCCGAGCGCGAGCCCGTGCCACATCTGGCGACGCTGCGTGACGCCGTCTGGCAGGACCGCCGCGTGTCGCTGACGTACCGGGACTTCGAAGGCACGCCGAGCCGCAAGGTGGTGGACCCGTACGCGCTCGTCATCAAGGCGGACCGCTGGTACCTCGTCGCGCGCACGGGCGCGGACGAGCCCCGCGTGTACCGAGGCTCGCGCGTGGAAGGCGCGAGGCTTCGCCCGGAGACCTTCGTGCGGCAGGCGCGCTTCGACCTGCCGGCGTTCTGGAAGGCGTGGTGTGCCCGCTTCGCGGAGAAGCGCGCGCGGTACGAAGTCACGCTGCGGTTGACGCCAGAGGCGCTGGAGGCACTGCGCAAGATTCGGCCACGCGCGGAGGGTGCACGGCTGGCGGCCGCGCCTCCCGAAGCGGATGGACACAAGACGGTCATCGTGGACTTCGAGCGGGAATCGATCGCGTTCAGCCAGCTCTGTGACGTCGGCGCGGGCTTCGAGGTGCTCGCGCCCGAATTCCTCCGGATGCGGCTTATGAAGCTCGCGACCAGCCTCCTTGACTCGCATGGAGACGACGCGGCAAAGCGTGCGTCCGCGCGGCACACCCGCGCACGCGCACGCGCACATCCGCCATCAGATTACTGA
- a CDS encoding isoprenyl transferase, with protein MERPSVISTLEQAVKARPMPRHVGIIMDGNGRWAESRGLPRLEGHREATSSVREVTRTARRLGIQALTLYAFSSQNWARPAEEVAGLMELLREYLERERAEILDNGIRLNAIGDVDRLPRYVREPLDRLRADSAHNTGMVLSLALSYGGREEILQAARRLAEAVERGELAAGRLEESDFEQFLWTQGLPPLDLMVRTSGELRVSNFLLWQMAYAEMCFTDALWPDFRTDEFLRCVSQYQQRERRFGLTSAQVQREDAPQQAKA; from the coding sequence ATGGAACGCCCTTCAGTGATTTCCACCCTGGAACAAGCCGTCAAGGCCCGGCCGATGCCGCGCCACGTGGGCATCATCATGGACGGCAACGGGCGGTGGGCGGAGTCCCGGGGGCTGCCCCGGTTGGAGGGGCACCGGGAGGCGACGTCGAGCGTGCGCGAAGTGACGCGCACCGCGCGCCGCCTGGGCATCCAGGCGCTGACGCTCTACGCGTTCTCGTCCCAGAACTGGGCGCGTCCGGCGGAAGAGGTCGCCGGGTTGATGGAGCTGCTCCGGGAGTACCTGGAGCGTGAGCGCGCTGAAATCCTGGACAACGGCATCCGCCTCAACGCCATTGGAGACGTGGACCGGCTGCCGCGCTACGTGCGCGAGCCGCTGGACCGGCTCCGGGCCGACTCCGCGCACAACACCGGCATGGTGCTGTCGCTGGCGTTGTCCTACGGCGGGCGGGAGGAGATCCTCCAGGCGGCGCGGCGGCTGGCCGAGGCCGTGGAGCGTGGAGAGCTGGCGGCGGGACGGTTGGAGGAGAGCGACTTCGAGCAGTTCCTCTGGACGCAGGGACTGCCCCCGTTGGACCTGATGGTGAGGACCAGCGGCGAGCTGCGCGTGTCCAACTTCCTGCTCTGGCAGATGGCGTACGCGGAGATGTGCTTCACCGACGCCTTGTGGCCGGACTTCCGTACTGACGAGTTCCTCCGCTGCGTGTCGCAGTACCAGCAGCGTGAGCGCCGCTTCGGCCTCACGTCCGCGCAGGTGCAGCGGGAGGACGCTCCTCAGCAGGCCAAGGCGTGA
- a CDS encoding phosphatidate cytidylyltransferase, which produces MNDKNRNLVIRVVSAVTLLPLVILLLFLGGYWSAALLGAAAAACVGEYYLIVQKRLTVASWVGLAFAAVMPFLPLRDAARTGETAFWLTVVFAFFAWIYHLFKGPLAEAPTRTAHLVNGFLYGAVGLTAMSALRLLPDHGMAWVICALVITWANDTAAYFFGRFLGKHKLYPEVSPNKTWEGFFGGMLGSVGGMFIARQFFFPVFTVWDCVLLGIAGGILGPVGDLCESMLKRAYGVKDSGFLIPGHGGVLDRIDALLFNAPLVFVYVQFVRDLLP; this is translated from the coding sequence GTGAACGACAAGAACCGAAACCTCGTCATCCGCGTGGTCTCCGCGGTGACGCTGCTGCCGCTGGTCATCCTGCTGCTGTTCCTCGGTGGATACTGGAGCGCCGCGCTGCTCGGCGCCGCCGCCGCCGCGTGCGTGGGGGAGTACTACCTCATCGTCCAGAAGCGGCTGACGGTGGCCTCCTGGGTGGGGCTGGCCTTCGCCGCGGTGATGCCCTTCCTGCCGCTGCGGGACGCGGCGCGCACCGGTGAGACGGCCTTCTGGCTCACCGTCGTCTTCGCGTTCTTCGCGTGGATCTACCACCTCTTCAAGGGGCCGCTGGCGGAGGCGCCCACCCGCACGGCGCACCTGGTCAACGGCTTCCTGTACGGCGCGGTGGGGCTCACGGCCATGTCCGCGCTGCGCCTGTTGCCCGACCACGGCATGGCCTGGGTCATCTGTGCGCTGGTCATCACCTGGGCCAATGACACCGCCGCCTACTTCTTCGGGCGGTTCCTGGGGAAGCACAAGCTCTACCCCGAGGTGAGCCCCAACAAGACGTGGGAAGGCTTCTTCGGGGGCATGCTGGGCTCGGTGGGCGGCATGTTCATTGCCCGGCAGTTCTTCTTCCCCGTGTTCACCGTGTGGGACTGCGTGCTGCTGGGCATCGCGGGAGGCATCCTGGGGCCGGTGGGGGACCTGTGTGAGTCCATGCTCAAGCGGGCCTACGGGGTGAAGGACTCGGGCTTCCTCATCCCCGGGCACGGCGGCGTGCTGGACCGCATCGACGCGCTCCTGTTCAACGCGCCCCTGGTGTTCGTCTACGTGCAGTTCGTCCGGGACCTGCTGCCCTAG
- the rseP gene encoding RIP metalloprotease RseP, whose amino-acid sequence MLQNIGFFVILLGVLVTVHELGHFLVAKACGVKVLKFSIGFGPKLIGFTKGETEYQIALLPLGGYVKMAGDMPHEELSPEEASRGFLAQPPWKRGLIVLAGPAFNLIFPILVYFFVFLGPHQATSTYVGSVSEGMPAQAAGIRPGDRILSVDGEPVRTFNDMREAFVGRFERPIPIGLERNGQKLTLDVTPTKQVETSPIDTVERGSIGVEAVSKPPIMGVPPGSVAEQAGLRTFDRILAVNGVSVETEARFQQELDKHAEGAPLELTLRRMEPVAAGAVTGRVPSVLKLTVPKQPGEGLAAVGAETSDLYLATVAPGSAAEKGGLRPGDRIIALDGEKPESFVKFSSKLNALKERSFQLTWRGADGERTKTLAQAPLKTEDELGTATSPIVLGVRPWVLSAADMPVLDEVTVHLGPGDALKQAALIVPKIVGQMVRVLGGLVTGSVPMNTVGGPIMMYQLASKSAEQGLDSFLHLMALISINLGVMNLLPIPVLDGFHLLSAAWEGIRRRPIPVRVREVANMVGLALLVLLMLLAVTNDITR is encoded by the coding sequence ATGCTCCAAAACATCGGGTTCTTCGTCATTCTGCTCGGCGTGCTCGTCACGGTGCACGAGCTCGGCCACTTCCTGGTGGCGAAGGCCTGTGGTGTGAAGGTCCTGAAGTTCTCCATCGGCTTCGGGCCCAAGCTGATCGGCTTCACCAAGGGCGAGACGGAGTACCAGATTGCCCTGCTGCCCCTGGGCGGCTACGTGAAGATGGCGGGGGACATGCCCCACGAGGAGCTCAGCCCGGAGGAGGCCAGCCGGGGCTTCCTGGCGCAGCCGCCGTGGAAGCGCGGCCTCATCGTCCTGGCGGGGCCGGCCTTCAACCTCATCTTCCCCATCCTCGTCTATTTCTTCGTCTTCCTCGGCCCGCACCAGGCCACCTCCACCTACGTGGGCTCGGTGAGCGAGGGCATGCCCGCGCAGGCCGCTGGCATCCGCCCGGGTGACCGCATCCTGTCCGTGGATGGCGAGCCGGTGCGCACATTCAACGACATGCGGGAGGCGTTCGTCGGCCGCTTCGAGCGGCCCATCCCCATCGGGCTGGAGCGCAACGGCCAGAAGCTGACGCTGGACGTGACGCCCACGAAGCAGGTGGAGACGTCCCCCATCGACACGGTGGAGCGCGGCTCCATCGGTGTGGAAGCGGTGTCGAAGCCGCCCATCATGGGCGTGCCGCCGGGCTCGGTGGCGGAGCAGGCCGGACTGCGGACCTTCGACCGCATCCTGGCCGTCAACGGCGTGAGCGTGGAGACCGAGGCGCGCTTCCAGCAGGAGCTGGACAAGCACGCGGAGGGCGCGCCCCTGGAGCTGACGCTGCGGCGCATGGAGCCGGTGGCGGCGGGCGCGGTGACGGGGCGGGTGCCGTCCGTGCTGAAGCTCACCGTGCCGAAGCAGCCGGGCGAGGGCCTGGCGGCGGTGGGCGCGGAGACGTCCGACCTGTACCTGGCCACGGTGGCGCCGGGGAGCGCGGCCGAGAAGGGCGGCCTGCGTCCTGGAGATCGCATCATCGCCCTGGATGGCGAGAAGCCGGAGTCCTTCGTCAAGTTCTCCTCGAAGCTGAACGCGCTCAAGGAGCGCTCCTTCCAGTTGACGTGGCGGGGCGCGGACGGCGAGCGCACGAAGACGCTGGCGCAGGCGCCGCTGAAGACGGAGGACGAGCTGGGCACGGCGACCTCTCCCATCGTCCTGGGTGTGCGGCCCTGGGTGCTCTCCGCCGCGGACATGCCGGTGCTGGATGAGGTGACGGTGCACCTGGGCCCGGGTGACGCGCTGAAGCAGGCCGCGCTCATCGTCCCGAAGATTGTGGGGCAGATGGTGCGCGTCCTCGGCGGCCTGGTGACGGGCTCGGTGCCGATGAACACCGTGGGCGGCCCCATCATGATGTACCAGCTCGCGTCCAAGAGCGCGGAGCAGGGCCTGGACAGCTTCCTCCACCTGATGGCGCTCATCTCCATCAACCTGGGCGTGATGAACCTGCTGCCCATCCCGGTGCTGGACGGGTTCCACCTGCTCTCCGCCGCCTGGGAGGGAATTCGCCGCCGCCCCATCCCTGTTCGCGTCCGCGAGGTGGCCAACATGGTGGGGCTCGCGCTGCTCGTCCTGCTGATGCTGCTGGCCGTGACCAACGACATCACCCGCTAG
- a CDS encoding septal ring lytic transglycosylase RlpA family protein: MRGFAVAGLLCLGFTSACASRAAKPDPVEAPPRSSKSPKPRGGAPGVTKRPKMPRSYLGEGLASFYGPGLHGRPTASGERFDQEAMTAAHRKLRFGSCLRVVNMENGRAVKVRVNDRGPFIDGRIVDLSKGAARKLDMLDKGVVRVRLYRCDDRLSEIPQAMWAAPV; the protein is encoded by the coding sequence ATGCGAGGATTCGCCGTTGCCGGACTGCTCTGTCTGGGTTTCACCTCCGCGTGCGCCTCGCGCGCGGCGAAGCCGGACCCGGTGGAGGCGCCCCCCCGTTCGTCGAAGTCGCCGAAGCCCCGCGGTGGCGCGCCCGGCGTGACGAAGCGCCCGAAGATGCCGCGCTCGTACCTGGGGGAAGGGCTGGCCTCGTTCTACGGCCCCGGCCTGCACGGGCGCCCCACCGCCAGCGGCGAGCGCTTCGACCAGGAGGCGATGACGGCCGCGCACCGCAAGCTGCGCTTCGGCTCGTGCCTGCGCGTGGTGAACATGGAGAACGGCCGCGCGGTGAAGGTGCGCGTGAATGACCGGGGCCCCTTCATCGACGGGCGCATCGTGGACCTGTCCAAGGGCGCCGCCCGGAAGCTGGACATGCTGGACAAGGGCGTGGTGCGCGTCCGGCTGTACCGCTGCGATGACCGCCTGTCGGAGATTCCGCAGGCAATGTGGGCCGCGCCGGTGTAG
- the tsaB gene encoding tRNA (adenosine(37)-N6)-threonylcarbamoyltransferase complex dimerization subunit type 1 TsaB: MFLALDTSTLTLSLALVERAPDGAPRTLEHVVVGPPRKQSELLPGIVGELLARHGATLPGLEGLVVGLGPGSFTGLRIGLATAKSLAYAAKLKVAGASSLAAVALEGPEDVPLYCLAVARKDDLYLGAYVRRGGAVEPLAPETAMSPAEVAARMAAEPRAVALGPALVDYRAALESHGVAPHRLLAAPAFPSAVALARLARFPETQTLEALFAMEPHYVRASEPERNPKFPPLPGPAPTARLKED; encoded by the coding sequence ATGTTCCTCGCGCTGGACACCTCGACGTTGACCTTGTCGCTGGCCCTGGTGGAGCGCGCGCCGGATGGCGCGCCGCGCACGCTGGAGCACGTGGTGGTGGGCCCGCCGCGCAAGCAGAGCGAGCTGCTGCCCGGCATCGTCGGGGAGCTGCTGGCGCGGCACGGCGCCACGCTGCCGGGCCTGGAGGGGCTGGTGGTGGGGCTGGGGCCGGGCTCCTTCACGGGGCTGCGCATCGGCCTGGCGACGGCGAAGTCGCTGGCGTACGCGGCGAAGCTGAAGGTGGCCGGGGCCTCGTCGCTGGCGGCGGTGGCGCTGGAGGGGCCCGAGGACGTGCCGCTGTACTGCCTGGCGGTGGCGCGCAAGGACGACCTGTACCTGGGGGCCTACGTGCGCCGGGGCGGGGCGGTGGAGCCGCTGGCGCCGGAGACGGCCATGTCGCCCGCGGAGGTGGCCGCGAGGATGGCCGCCGAGCCCCGGGCCGTGGCGCTGGGGCCCGCGCTGGTGGACTACCGCGCTGCCCTGGAGTCGCACGGGGTGGCGCCGCACCGGCTGCTGGCGGCGCCGGCCTTCCCGTCCGCGGTGGCGCTGGCGCGGCTCGCGCGCTTCCCGGAGACGCAGACGCTGGAGGCGCTCTTCGCCATGGAGCCGCACTACGTGCGGGCCTCGGAGCCGGAGCGCAACCCGAAGTTCCCCCCGCTGCCCGGGCCGGCGCCCACGGCGCGGTTGAAGGAAGACTGA
- a CDS encoding aspartate-semialdehyde dehydrogenase, whose product MRDDLTIGVVGATGVVGREVLAALYAQDVPAEQVRVFGSERSKGMEVEYGEDSLEVEHATPDAFRGVKLVLLATPAEASRTLAAAAQAAGAWVVDASNAFRGDGNVPMVLPGFNADVLGAGFTFKGRIVCLPGAVTTAAVHVVEPLRKAFGVTRAQVTALMAASSAGVRGVAELEKQTADLLSGREPEPHAFPHRVGFNLVPQVGGFMVNSPWTEEEGGWTLEAARLFSSKGDVPVIAGTAVQVPTFYGHGLTLNVQLKKPGPVEQVRAALKTSGALKVLDVPGERVYPMPMLVTSDPAVHVGRVRAFPQAPEWVTLFASVDNASRGAALNLVEAGFRLAERPA is encoded by the coding sequence ATGAGAGACGACTTGACGATTGGCGTGGTGGGCGCGACGGGCGTGGTGGGCCGCGAGGTGCTCGCCGCGCTGTACGCGCAGGACGTGCCCGCCGAACAGGTGCGCGTCTTCGGCTCCGAGCGCTCCAAGGGCATGGAGGTGGAGTACGGCGAGGACTCGCTCGAGGTGGAGCACGCGACGCCGGACGCCTTCCGGGGCGTGAAGCTGGTGCTGCTGGCCACGCCCGCGGAGGCCTCTCGCACGCTGGCCGCGGCCGCGCAGGCGGCGGGCGCGTGGGTGGTGGACGCCAGCAACGCCTTCCGGGGGGACGGCAACGTCCCCATGGTGCTGCCGGGCTTCAACGCGGACGTGCTGGGCGCGGGCTTCACCTTCAAGGGGCGCATCGTGTGCCTGCCGGGCGCCGTCACCACGGCCGCGGTGCACGTGGTGGAGCCGCTGCGGAAGGCCTTTGGCGTGACGCGCGCGCAGGTGACGGCGCTGATGGCGGCGTCCAGCGCGGGGGTGCGCGGGGTGGCGGAGCTGGAGAAGCAGACGGCGGACCTGCTGTCGGGCCGCGAGCCGGAGCCGCACGCCTTCCCCCACCGCGTGGGCTTCAACCTGGTGCCCCAGGTGGGTGGCTTCATGGTGAACTCGCCGTGGACGGAGGAGGAGGGCGGCTGGACGCTGGAGGCGGCCCGGCTCTTCTCGTCCAAGGGGGACGTGCCCGTCATCGCCGGGACGGCGGTGCAGGTGCCCACCTTCTACGGCCACGGGCTCACCCTGAACGTGCAGCTCAAGAAGCCGGGCCCGGTGGAGCAGGTGCGCGCGGCCCTCAAGACGTCCGGGGCCTTGAAGGTGCTGGATGTGCCGGGCGAGCGCGTGTACCCCATGCCGATGCTCGTCACGTCGGACCCGGCGGTGCATGTGGGCCGGGTGCGCGCATTCCCACAGGCGCCGGAGTGGGTGACGCTCTTCGCCTCGGTGGACAACGCCAGCCGGGGCGCCGCCCTCAACCTGGTGGAGGCCGGATTCCGGCTGGCCGAGCGCCCCGCCTGA